AAGTTTAAAGCAGTAAAACTGCACCCCATTGAATGTGTTTCAGAACATGGAAAGTGTAAATTTACCAGTCTGGATAGGGGTGTCAGCTGAGCTTACAGATTATGTGATTGAGAGGATGCCAGTTGTGGTTAAGTCCTCTTTTCCTCATAATAATTATAGTAAGATAGATACTGATATGATGCCTTGTTACATTCTGAAATCTTAAGTATTTCTTTAGTAACTATAGTAACAATTTTACACATGAAGCATTTATTCTGCTGTATGTTATATTAGTAATATTagtacaacagcagtgaacTATATGGGTTCTGAACCGTCACCACCAAAAATGGTTATTGGTATTCCTTTGAGTggaaagctttaaaaataaaaaataaaaactttagcTGAAAATATAACTGGGAAAAGGTGGGTTTGTCCTCTTCACTTCAGGACCTTGGACAACACCTGTCATATTTTCTATAACTCTGTAAAGAGACTGGGCCTTCACATTAATGAGTCACAAATATAGGCTATGCCTGGCTGTGTTTGGAAATGTCATGTCAGGGGCATCTGTTTATGAATaagtgaaataatatatattttcatccCAGGTACCTTTTTGCTTTTACTTGAAATGTACGGGATGGATTGTGTGATCAAATTTTTAAGTACTCGGGTGCACTCCCTGTCCTCCTCGGGTGATTTGAGTCTCTTAGCCTGGCAGGTCTTGAGGGAGTGAGGAAGGGACCGGTGTGAGCGTGCTCACACTTGACCTGCCAAATCAGTGGAATCTGTTAACAGATTGCCGCCGTGTGCTCATCCTGTCAAACCGTTTACTGTCCTCCACTTTAAACGGCAGCATGCGGAAGGCTGGGGACCTTCTGCTAACCTGAGCGATGACGCTGTCGTGCTGGAAGCACCATCTGCCCAAGCTGATTTGAGCTGCAGACACATGCAGCACGCAGACACCCTCCTTCATTACGCAGGATTAGTGCAGCTGGAGGCGTGACGAGCTTTTCACCATGACGTCATGCTGTCGGAAGCTTAACTCAGGCTGTTTTACCACAAGTTCTTATGAGGATGGGTATTTTATAACCTGATCATTATGAATAGCTTTGGATTCTCCGTATACATATTTCAATTATGATCACAGTATTAATACAACATACCGAACAGAATTAGCctaaataattataattcttAAATTTTATATTATCTACCCCTCTTTTGCTTGGCATAGAAATTTTTAAGAGTATGTTATATGGACAACTACATTCATATATATCACAGTGGGAAGAAGACAACAAATaatgtgaataattaaaaaaaatatgaaaatgtatttgtattaattaattaatgtattcaatTAGCAATTTCCTTCTTGTATATGGTTGTCTTATTCATTGATTTATGCAATATTTGTGGATGTAATTgataatttaattcattatcCATTTCCAAGTGTCTTTTTACTCATAGACCTCCTCAGTGGTCCTGTACAGTGGATATATTTTCTATGTGTAATGGGCAGTCAGTATTCAGATTCCTCAGTTTGAATGTGTTGATTAAACTCAAACATGACAGTGGAAAGGGTGAATGTATGAAAATTCACTTTCGGTCCCTCAGACTAATAATTATTTATCGACTGTAAGGGGTCATGGATGCCCTGAACATTCTTCCCCTATTTTGTTTCCTCACCCCCTCCCAACACATCGTTCCTTTTATGCTCTAATAATAGGGAGTTCCTGGCATCAGCTGCTCCCTGTTGTAAGCTGTTCTGGGGCAGGTCTGTTATGCACGTCTGACTGGCAGGGGTCTCAGAAGTGTGGGGTCAGTTCCAAACAGCTGTACACAACCAGCTTGTACAAgtcaaatgaaatatatttccacaattacaaaattacaattGTATTTGGTTGAACAATGTCACCCGTGGTGCATAGAATTTCTGTCCTTTtcttggttttctttttggacTCTCCATTGATTTATACCGCAGTTGCCCACAGTTACAGGACATGTACTGTACCAGGATCACTTGGTTGTTGTGTTCCAGCCATTTTATGtacattgcatgtgtgtgtttcattcatAAACAAGAACTTAGGTTGTACTGAATAGACCACGTGATGAGCCGCAGCTGTTGGCTTTATGATTTCCCTGAACAGAAGAGGGGGCAGTGCTTTGACTGATCCCATTTGCGGATCTCCTCCTGCAGAATTAGGCTAGCTTGGTTTTTGGCGATGGTTGCAAGGCATCATGGGAGCCTGGAGCTTAAGTAGGGTGGTTAACAGCGGGAGTATAAAACCAGGCCTTCAGCTCAGTCCCAGATAAGTCTCCGAGGAGAGCTGAAGGAGTAGGATCTTTACTGAAGCACAGTAAACCCACAGCTGCAAGCAAAAACATGGTGCTGGAAGACTCTGAAGTGGACTCTGTCTTTGGAATTGAAGTGTCTGTGAGTATAGGGCTCCATGTTGCTCTTTGGTGGATTTTCAGTTGAAGTTGAGAATGGGTCTGTGGTTTGTACTGTGGTATGATTTGTGATGTAAATCCATGTGCTTTTGTATATGGTGTGGGTCTTGTTTGAACAGCGTAGGCATGTTGAAACTGATGCTATGTCTCTGTCATACTAAGAATACAATCCAATGGGCTTCTTTTTCACCATAATTGACTTTTACTATGACATTTTAATTCTAATTCGATGTCTGTCATCTATGACATCTATAGTCAGGGTGTTAATACTGCAGCATGTGccatagagtgtgtgtgtgagtaattcAGCATCATCAGGTTATATTATTATCATGGAAGCTAAGTTagaagcatttaaataaaaaccagaacTTGTGCTTCACACTGTTTTGCTACATATGAGCAACTGGAACTTGACATTACTGCAGCATATAGATTTTGGGTTAGGTTATTCTGAATTTATGAGCTAAAAATCTGGGGTAATGTAGCCTAATTGTTTcaataattataatgtgttgtttttaccttTAAGATGTATCTGAACCACTCATAACTTTTAGCAgtgattttctttaaataaatggtgTAAACAGCATTATCAATTTGGCAACGTGCGAACACAAAATGTGACACTTAAATTTGCaagtgaaatgaaagaaatttaCAGGCTGACTGAACTGCAGTTCCATTAGTTTAAGCAAATGTCCACTTGAGATTTGCATAGCTGTTTGTGAAGAATAGTGAAGGTTGGGATTATTTTATCATTCGTTCAGTATACACACCTGACCGCAGTTCTCCTCCCACAGGAGCACGATGTGGAGACCCAGCACGGCAAGCTCCACTGCACTATGAAAGGGGTCCCGAAAGGGAACCGGCCAGTCATCCTTACCTTCCACGACATCGGACTCAACCGTACGTCTCTTCTGAGTCAATTCAACTTACAGACTTAATTCTTCCCGTCAAAATGTAACAAAGTTGATTGCCTTAGAGGTGTAAAGTAAAATCAATCTGCAGTTACAAAGCTGCACTGTGCTCAAGCCAAACGTTTCCTGTGCAGAGATCTTTCTGCCATCGTTCCTTATGCTGGTTGTCCATTTTGTCCCGTGCGCAGACAAATCCTGCTTCAACTCCCTCTTCAATCATGAGGACATGCAGGAGATCATGCGTCACTTTGCAGTGTGCCATGTGGATGCGCCAGGGCAGCAGGAGGGGGCCACCACCCTCTCCACAGGGTGAGAGCCCCCCCCTTTACCCTCCAACCCCACCTGGAGGGGGAGGTCAGCCTTCTAAATTAGGCCTGACCTTTCAATGGCAAACTGGTGTTATAACCTACACAGCACCCCGTGTGGGTGTCAGTCAACTGTGGGTGAAAGAGCTAATTtgggaaaaatattaaaatgcaaagcaaagattttttttctctagatTCTTCTTTTGAACCTCAGGCTGctcttacattttacatgtcaTTTTCATCAATGAGCAAATGTAACAGTTTGATGATGTGATGTGTGTAGCTGGCTGAATGGAGCCTTGACTGAACATTGTTTTTGCTGCAGGTACAACTACCCCTCCATGGACGAGCTGTCTGAGTCTCTTGTGTCTGTGCTCAAGCATTTCGGGTAAGTGAGCAGGTTGTACAGAAATATGCCATTGCAAAGCTCCTGCAGAAAAGAGATTTCAGTAGATTTAGCCCTTTGAGATGCTTTTATCTTTCGTCTTGTTTCCCAACAGCCTGAGCAGTATCATTGGGATTGCCGTTGGTGCTGGGGCCTACATACTGGCTAAATTTGCAGTGAGTTGAaattcacccccctccctcctcctgtgcTTAGTTGAGAGACTTTTATTAAAGCAGGATTAAACTTCAGTAAAATTCCTTCTTGTACATACCACTATACTACATAATCCTGATTAATATGACTGCCTGGGTGTAAGTCCTAAGAATGTTCTTTGGTCACCAAGCAGTTGTGCTGCACAGTAGAGAAACTTAATTGATCACTTTATTTGTGAGGCCACATTTCTATATCCTTCTAGGAACTGggaaaatttaattatttttacatttaaacactatttaattatttccatACAGTCCCGTGCAGGTTTTCTACCTTTGGATGAACCAGAATTCCATCCTGTTACTCCCCAAAATAGCATCACTGTTATGCTATTTTGATCACTAAGATAATAGTGATTTGGGCATTTGCCCTACTTTCTTGTGTTGCAGTTTGCTCCACAAAGAGCTAACATACTGAAATTGGAgagatcaaaaataaaatgccttATAGTGTGCATACCCATTTCCATTAATGCTTGAATCTCTTGATGCCTCCACGAAAAGGAAACATAATTGTGACAATCTTGTGGTAACTGTAAATGTCAAACCACTGTGGGCACTTAGTGTAACATTTCTATCAGTGTTGTATATGATCACTAGATACAGTGGTGACAGAACTGTGGTCATTTATACCACTTATACCACTGTGATAACTTGAACACAGTACATAATGCCATATTTTAACTTGATCATGTCATAGTGATAACTCACAGTATCTGTTACAGAACAGTGGTAAATGTATACCCAATGTGTTAACCATCTATACCTGTCAAAGTGCAAAGTTATTTCAAAAACTATTGGAGCATAATGATAACTCTGTTTGGAAAGCAAAGATTAGAAGATTGATTGACTTTCACTGGGCGCCCTGCTCTGTTCCAGTTCTGACGTTCTTTAGCTGGCCTTATGGGGGAGCTCTTAGTCACCGCTGCTTTGTCTTGATTACAGCTGGACCATCCGGACCTGGTGGAGGGCCTGGTTCTGATCAACATTAACGCCTGTGCAGAGGGCTGGATGGACTGGGCTGCATTCAAGGTACCACAGCTTGGCGTCATGTGTCATCGCGTGTGACAGCCAATTAGAAGGGGAATAACCAGCTGTAGAGAATTAGTAAAAATGTCCATTGTGATTTGTATTTTTCCAGAtggaaaaatgtcattaaattaatttaaatttatgcTAGTAAATCTTACCTGAGGCAGTTTGGCAGTCAGAGATGGCACTATAAACCGTGCTGTGTTACTGTGTTTTTCCCCAGATCACCGGCTGGGCCCAAGCATTGCCTGACATGGTCATCACACACCTGTTTGGAAAGGTGAGCCAACCTGCCTTTTCAGTATTCCAATCCTTTCATCAGTTGTCTTGTAATGTTTACTTAATGTTTATAGTAAGAGCTTTGTAACATTAGCATGTTATCTGTGTGATATGAAAAAGGTTGGGATCACACAAAAGGAAGCTTGCAACAGTTCCTGCTTCCTCCATATTCTTCTACTCAGAAAGTGATATGTGAAGCGCAAatttgtgtttctctgcaggAAGAAATACAAAACAACCACGATCATATCCAAACGTTCCGTCACCACATCACCACCAGTATGAACCAGACCAACCTGCAGCACTTCGTCAGGTCCTACAACAGGTAAGGCCTCACGTAAGCACTTTTAGCTGTTCCCAGGGAATTTAGCTGTTCCCTgatttgtaaaatataatttttgcaGTCGCAGGGATCTGGAGATCGAACGGCCAGTCCAGGGTGGAAATGTTAACGTGAAAAGTCTGCAGTAAGTCAGAGGCTAATCTTGTACATGTTGTTTCCACAGTGTGTAGTTTGTTACATTGCTTTCTAGATGTTCTGTGGAATTGACAAAGCCCTCTTGGCTTTTTCAGATGCCATGCTCTTCTGGTGGTAGGAGACAGCTCACCTGCAGTCGATGCAGTGGTAAGTGCACGCTTCAGTTAATCGTTTCATAttgtacacattacattacattacattacactcacttagcagacgctcttatctagagtgaTGTACATAGTGGAGAACAATTCTTACTGAATTTCAGTGGACAATCTGCTCAGACTGCTTTATAGCTAAAGCAGCCTTATTCCTGAGTCCTGAGACCAGAAAGACTCAGCAAGAGTAAACACAACTAAAAGAAATGTACAGTAAGTATTACTGTTCACTATTTAATGTACAGTCAGGTTGTTAAATAATGTTAGGTATCTGGAACACAGCgggaaacaaaaaactgcaaaataatgAGCGTACCCCTCACAATGATCTGTATTTGATTTTCCATGTTATTTATCAGAATCCATTCCCTCCACAGGTGGACTGCAATTCCAAACTGAACCCCACAAAAACTACACTGCTCAAGGTAGAGTGTCCATACTCACtccttctttttatttcagatgcATAGATATTAATAAGGTGAAACAGCAGCAGATCAGCCTCACGCTGTGCTACATGTAGCTCATTCACTGCTgagttcagaggtcagagcTTAAGCCAGTATGTGAAATTCCATTCCACACGCACAGAAAGGtttcaaagttaaaaaataGCAAGCTGGTTAAGACCCTGATTGAGTCATTATGAAGGAACAGAAGGAGTTGTTGAAATCATGTCAGTAGTGCATGTAGGTTAAAGCTCTCACACATCTGTCTCTTTACAGATGGCAGACTGTGGAGGCTTGCCACAGGTGGATCAGGTGCGTAAAGGCTCCTCGTGACTCACACACCTGCCGACAAGGTTAAGTAGGTAACATATGGTCTCAGCTAAGCTCATGAACAACAAGTTAGCCAGCTTTACGTGCAACTCCTGACACTCCTTTACCCAGAGTACTAGTGGTGGTGGGGATTGACATACATTGGATGCCAAACTATTTTAACATGGTTATCCTCAGTGTGCTTTGACACACGTTGTTGAGGTAACATTCATCTCATGATTTAAAAGATGCAGACATTTTGAGTTTGGCAGAGGCTTTCTACAGGGAGAAACGGCTCACATGCTCATCTCTTCTTTCGTGTTCTCAACAGCCTGGAAAACTGACAGAGGCCTTCAAGTACTTCATCCAGGGCATGGGCTACAGTAAGTCCATGAGTATCACTGTTCACTGTCCCTGTCAGGAAAATTCGTGACCCACTAGCCCTCGTTTCATTACCCAAATGCTTGAATTTGAGGTTCACAATTACATTCTGCTCTTGGCAACTGGTTTAATTTCATGAATTATGACCACCCTTTGACAGCTGATTGGTTCCTTTGTGCAGTGCTGCAGGGTTGGGTTATTTACAGGCCAATTCTAAGCACCAGATTGAAACATCACCTGGTCTGTAGGCCAAATGGGTCATTTGCTCATGTGTTAGACCAGCATCTTTGCTGTATCCTATTGAAACCCAGGTGGACGCATTGCTGGGTAGACACAGCTAACAATAGCACTTGAGATAGCATGGCAGTGCTAGAGTGAGTGATTTAAAAACACCCACCCCACTTTCCTTTGTTGTGATACAGGATCAGAACACTTGGTCAGTACACTTGTGTTTTCAGACTCAGACTGACATCTGTCAATCCAGTGTTCTTTGTCGCCTTTTGAATGTCACTCAGGCTTGGCcatgtacagcacagagctattTAAGCTTGTTCGCCCTCTAGTGGGCAGACACTGTATTTTCAGAGGAAATGTTTTTACGAAGTGTTTTAAAAGTGATGAGTGAGTTACATTTCAGATTGACTTTATGTGTCAGATTATGATGTATGGGTGTATATCAGTACGATCACAAGCATTGAAAGCACATACCTCTTTGGGTGGGTTTGTTACAGTGacgttccctctctccctcacagtgCCGGCCGCCAGTATGACCAGACTGGTGCGCTCCCGCACGGCGTCCGGCTCCAGCATCGCGTCCAACGGAAACCGCAGCCGCTCCCACACCTACGAGGGCAACAggagccacgcccaccccggAGACGGCCAGCGGGGCCGCTCCCACACGGACGTCTCCATGGAGAGCGCCGGCAACCTCACCATCGACCAGGCCATGAGGCCCGGCGAGGTGTCCTGctaaagccccgcccaccagctcTCCCCGCCTGAACTGACCGACTGTGGATGACAAACCCAGGACGCTCCGATTGTGAgattccccctcctctcccctatCTAACACAATGGAAGAGGCCCGCGTCATCACAAGGTTAATTATATGAATTTAGACTCTGTATATATACACGTAATACTAAAGAGCTTGAAAACAACACTGCATGTCCCCCTCCTGCAAGAGCAGTCCTGGCATAGATGAGGTTGAGGAGTGGAAAGCAGTACAGGCTGGAGAGCTCTCCCTTTCAGTAAAACTTGCTTCTCTGCTTTTCTACTTTGTCTGCTTGTTTCAGTGTTCACTGTTGGCATTCCTTTGCTTTCTCTGCTTCTGAACAAACtcgtcatttaaaaatgtttattctgaCAGTCTGCCACTTTTTCAGCAGTACGGTTGTGTAcagagtgtgtgatatgagcagCCTGATGGATTTTAAGTGTGCTTAGAAAATTCTAAATAACGGCAACTGCTTCTCATTAAACTCACAGGATTGAAGTAGTTAtgagattttaaatgtaataaatatgggACTATGATAACATATGCTCTAGGTTGCTGTTAACATCGGTTGTAAACCTGATGCTTTTTAGATCAGTAATTTACCTTACTGAACTGATTATACTCATTGTATCtgagttattaaaaaaaagttatttaatttttcaataAAGCTTATTGTCTATCAGAAGTAACATAACAGTATTGTTAAACTTGCAATTGTGTTCTAATTGCAAATTATAGTATCTACTTGTGGCAATACTAATGATTATATTACTTCCggcaatgttttttgttgagcTATTGTTGTAAATCTTGGTTTTCTATACTATACATTACAGCAGGACAAAAAGTGCCATTGTTCTGTAActtatatgtgcatttatgtcCCTCTGCACTATTTTAACAGAGCTAACTAAACCAACGATCATACAGAAACTGGGGTTTTCtgaatattaattcatttacttATTGCTTTTTAACTTGCACTACTGGAAAATTGCTCTGTAAAGATACAGATTCCCctttactggaaaaaaataaaatgggtaaCTTCCTCCAGAATTTGTATGAGTGTATATTGCCTGATTATTCTTCATCTCATGTCATATTGTTTGGAAAACAGTAACCAGTCAACTTTAATACTGTGCCTGTTATTAATTTCtgatgaaaacaatgaaatggtTGAGTTTTTTGAGAGCTAATTGCATGAAATAATCTTatgaaaagtgaaagaaaacaagTGTGATTGCCTTTATACAATGGCATATGGGATTCTTGTGGGATGGCTGTGTGAATGCTGGTTTTTGCTGGTTTTGCCCTTAAAATGTATTCCAGCCCCTCTCTCCAACGTGTAGCCAGGCATCTCCTGACCCTTAATACAGCACGATTCTTAATCCAGTATCCAATGACAACTAGGATTCCTTGCTTGTTTGGTCAATGACAATGATCAGCATTCAATATTAAATTACTTTAAGACCTAGACAAACCATCAACCAAGGACAGGATCGGGACTTACACTTGTGGGCAGGTCCATGGGATGGacctcctgttctctctgaaTCTTCCCTGTTCCTACCTAACTCATTAACTGGGCATACTAGAGGTTACCCAATACATGTTTCTGTTATCCACTCAAATGATATACAATACCGTAGGCCATTTTTTGTGGTAattttgatttagtttttatatttttattgatcttcattttgtggttttgtaACAGAAAAAGTCAAATTGTAACATAACTGcaatgagtcattttttttatggattCAGTATAATTCTGCTGTACTCTTTATtaacataaacattattttggtttactactatttcataaacaaatataagtttatttccaataggaaaaataatattttatggatGACAGATGTGCatcctttttttccaaaacgTTCAGGtgcaaagaataaaaatataacaaatttaAAGGTCAGAAATTTTCAGTTGCCAATCATGGCTTGAACACAAAACGATCTTTGAGTTAGAAAGCTGACTTATGGATCTATATGTATTGCAATTTGGGTCAATGAAACAAGTTTGTCTTCTTAATTGAAAATCTCAGGGAAGTCATAGTAGCGCTCCAGGTCAGCGAAGATGTCGTTGGGGTTGCGGCAGCTGAGGTTGCAGAAGCAGGCGTTGATCCACATGACCTGCCAGGAGAGCATGGCTCCGTTGGGACACCGGAAGTCCACTAGGATGGTCTTGGACTTGTAGGGGATGCAGCAGCGTTCGTCTGTGCAGACCCCGCAGTACTTTGGCCTGTACGGCCTGGTACTCACACAGCCTGATATGGTGAAATTTTggctctgctcctctctgtaaATGTTCAGACATTTCTTTCcaggctgagagagaaagagacatgtGGTGTTTATATGAGGTGTCATATTGTGGCTTTTAAACCCATTatcaatatatttaattcattacaacttacagtgcagtgaaaaagtatttgcccccttcctgatgtcctctattattgcacatttatcaCACTGAATGGAACTTtaggcaaatacttttttacatttttgtatgctACACAACATGAACGCTTCtacaaaagattttaaaaaacgtgCACCTTGATGTGCTTGGTAATGTCGATGTCGCAGGGGCGTAGGTTGCACAGACGAGTCTCCTTCACCATCTCACACTGGGTGTTGTCATTGGAGATGCGCATGGACAGCCCCTGGCCACAGGTCTTAGAGCAGGGGCTCCAGGACGTAGTCTGCGTCACACAGTTCTTGTCCCAGACTTCATTGTCATTTGGGTACACTGTGCCAACATATGAGCAGACAAAAGAACATCCCATCATTGCAATAATCTCTGtaaatttgtcattttctgatgaataattatattttcattttgtaactGTTTGTTGTATTGCTTTGtttattccttttttgttttctgtcttgcttttgttgttcattttgattgtgtttttctgtcatgTGTGGTTTGATTGTGTCCGTTTTCTACTATCCGGGGCCTTGTGGACTAACCTGAGGGTTGACAGAATGAGACTGACACCAAGTATTTTAAAACTCAATGTTAAAACTCAACTCAAACTctaaaaatgaacatgcatgtaATCACCATAGTCCCCCACCCAGTACTCCGAGTCAGCAGCTACTTGACTGTAGGACTAGGAAGGTGACACAGGCAGATTTCAGGCTTGTGACTGACCAGACGAGTCCTAGTGAGCAAAATGGGACAGTGGCTCCCTGGCATCTAAATCCTGTCCTGGCAGGACACTATTTTGACACTTTGGAGCTGGGGAATATGTTACCAGAAGTTTCTACAGCCAGAAGGCAGGTGTATGTTTAATTACCTATGTTGCACCAAAGCTAGTTGGGCAGTGGGTTCCAGAGTAATCTTGTGCAGAGGCATATACGTACATAATAAACTATGATTGAAGTAAATTGAGTGCCTAACTTCAGATAAATTTTTCTCGAAATATTCCATCCATTGGATTTTCCAAAATTCAACTCTCCAACCGTTCACATTAATCCCACTGCACTAAACTTGATTGTGTGCTGTGATTTCCCAAATCTGACCCTCATCTCTTCGGCTGGGGAATCAAAGGAGCGAAACAGCGGAGGTGGCACCTTCCACGGCGTGCCTGGGTATGGCCTTTCGAATCTTCCTGGGCTCATCGCAGATCCACTGTTCGCAGCAGCGGCCCCGAAGCTTGACCCTCCTGGGCGCCGGGCACCACACCCACGGGGGCTGGGACTCGgtgcagagggacagacaccCGATGGCTCCGTTCACGCACAGGCACTGGTATTTACAGCTGGGCTGGAAGCTCTGTCCGTTCCGGTAGATCACACCATCATGCTCACAGCCGGTGCCCACCATGTCTacatggacacaaacacaaccgCGTACGCTAGCCCAGCAGCAATCTAAGTCAGGAAGAGGTAAGTGGTTGCCAAGACCCTCATATAGCTGCAGAGACTGAAATTCAGAAATGAAATCAGAATTTCTGATTTGACAACCTTTGCAAATAGAGCAGTGTCTGAGTAGCTACATCAATGATACACAGAACCAAAGCTCAATga
This window of the Anguilla anguilla isolate fAngAng1 chromosome 1, fAngAng1.pri, whole genome shotgun sequence genome carries:
- the LOC118211074 gene encoding protein NDRG1-like isoform X1, with the translated sequence MVLEDSEVDSVFGIEVSEHDVETQHGKLHCTMKGVPKGNRPVILTFHDIGLNHKSCFNSLFNHEDMQEIMRHFAVCHVDAPGQQEGATTLSTGYNYPSMDELSESLVSVLKHFGLSSIIGIAVGAGAYILAKFALDHPDLVEGLVLININACAEGWMDWAAFKITGWAQALPDMVITHLFGKEEIQNNHDHIQTFRHHITTSMNQTNLQHFVRSYNSRRDLEIERPVQGGNVNVKSLQCHALLVVGDSSPAVDAVVDCNSKLNPTKTTLLKMADCGGLPQVDQPGKLTEAFKYFIQGMGYMPAASMTRLVRSRTASGSSIASNGNRSRSHTYEGNRSHAHPGDGQRGRSHTDVSMESAGNLTIDQAMRPGEVSC
- the LOC118211074 gene encoding protein NDRG1-like isoform X2; this encodes MESVQQPVEHDVETQHGKLHCTMKGVPKGNRPVILTFHDIGLNHKSCFNSLFNHEDMQEIMRHFAVCHVDAPGQQEGATTLSTGYNYPSMDELSESLVSVLKHFGLSSIIGIAVGAGAYILAKFALDHPDLVEGLVLININACAEGWMDWAAFKITGWAQALPDMVITHLFGKEEIQNNHDHIQTFRHHITTSMNQTNLQHFVRSYNSRRDLEIERPVQGGNVNVKSLQCHALLVVGDSSPAVDAVVDCNSKLNPTKTTLLKMADCGGLPQVDQPGKLTEAFKYFIQGMGYMPAASMTRLVRSRTASGSSIASNGNRSRSHTYEGNRSHAHPGDGQRGRSHTDVSMESAGNLTIDQAMRPGEVSC
- the LOC118211081 gene encoding CCN family member 4-like codes for the protein MRWLLSWILTFASIHQGISQNSTTMPPTLTAVDPSNRTQYCKWPCKCPKSDPLCPRGVSLMMDGCDCCRACAKQVGETCNEADTCDYHKGLYCDYSADKPRYEKGVCAYMVGTGCEHDGVIYRNGQSFQPSCKYQCLCVNGAIGCLSLCTESQPPWVWCPAPRRVKLRGRCCEQWICDEPRKIRKAIPRHAVEVYPNDNEVWDKNCVTQTTSWSPCSKTCGQGLSMRISNDNTQCEMVKETRLCNLRPCDIDITKHIKPGKKCLNIYREEQSQNFTISGCVSTRPYRPKYCGVCTDERCCIPYKSKTILVDFRCPNGAMLSWQVMWINACFCNLSCRNPNDIFADLERYYDFPEIFN